CCTGGCGTTACTTCATCTTGCCTGTTCATTGCCTGGCTCCTTTGAGCATTCGAAGGCAACAAGCAAGCGACAGAAGCACCGCGCAAAAAACCGGGAACCACTGCATCAAGAGCGCAGATTTCGACGCGGCAACGCGGATAGATTAAAGTATCCCACCCTGCCAGGCAGAAACCTCTCGCCCCCTGCCCGGCCCCATTCCAGGAACCGTCGCCGATGGAACACCGTGACGCGCTGATTGCGCTGCGCACCTTTCTTTCTTCCCAGATCCTGGGCCAGGAAAAGCTCGTCGAGCGGCTATTGATCGTGCTGCTGGCCGACGGCCACATGCTGGTCGAAGGCGCACCTGGCCTGGCCAAGACCAAGGCCATCAAGGAACTGGCCGAGGGCATCGAAGCACAGTTTCACCGCATCCAGTTCACCCCCGACCTGCTTCCGGCCGACATCACCGGCACCGAAATCTATCGCCCGGAAACCGGCAGTTTCGTGTTCCAGCAAGGGCCGATCTTCCATAACCTGGTGCTGGCCGACGAAATCAACCGCGCCCCGGCCAAGGTGCAATCAGCCCTGCTTGAGGCCATGGCCGAGCGCCAGGTGAGCGTGGGCCGCAGCACCTACGACCTGTCGCCGCTGTTCTTGGTCATGGCCACGCAAAACCCGATCGAGCAGGAAGGCACCTACCCGCTGCCCGAAGCCCAGCTCGACCGCTTTCTGATGCACGTAAAGATCGGTTTCCCCGATGCCGCCGTGGAGCGGCGCATCCTGGCCCAGGCACGTGGCGAAGCGTTGGGCGGTGAAGTAAAACCTGAGCGGCGCGTCAGCCAGCAAGCCATTTTCGCCGCCCGCAAGGAAATCCTCGGGCTCTACATGGCCGACGCGGTGGAGGAATACCTGGTGCAACTGGTGATGGCCACCCGCACCCCGGCCAAGTTTGATGCCGAGCTGGCCGACTGGATCGCCTACGGCGCAAGCCCCCGTGGGTCGATTGCCCTGGACCGCTGCGCGCGGGCCCATGCCTGGCTGGCCGGGCGCGACTTCGTCAGCCCTGAAGACATCCAGGCGGTGCTGTTCGACGTGCTGCGCCACCGCATCATCCTGTCGTTTGAAGCCGAGGCTGCCGGAATTGACCAGGACCGGGTGGTGCAGCGCATTCTTGATGTGGTGGCCGTTGCCTGACCACGGCAGGCGTCAGGCATTTGGCTCGACAAACCGCCCCTCCTCTGCCGGCCGATTGAGAAACACCCATTCGGTCGGCGCATTGCCCATGCCCATGAAAGGCTCCCAGTTCGCCG
The genomic region above belongs to Pseudomonas sp. PSKL.D1 and contains:
- a CDS encoding AAA family ATPase, which produces MEHRDALIALRTFLSSQILGQEKLVERLLIVLLADGHMLVEGAPGLAKTKAIKELAEGIEAQFHRIQFTPDLLPADITGTEIYRPETGSFVFQQGPIFHNLVLADEINRAPAKVQSALLEAMAERQVSVGRSTYDLSPLFLVMATQNPIEQEGTYPLPEAQLDRFLMHVKIGFPDAAVERRILAQARGEALGGEVKPERRVSQQAIFAARKEILGLYMADAVEEYLVQLVMATRTPAKFDAELADWIAYGASPRGSIALDRCARAHAWLAGRDFVSPEDIQAVLFDVLRHRIILSFEAEAAGIDQDRVVQRILDVVAVA